From a single Marinobacter sp. THAF197a genomic region:
- a CDS encoding ABC transporter substrate-binding protein has product MNRRQFLQLSVAALSALGLAGCSKSAPLRTGIHPWIGYEPLYLAEEFGWLPDSVRLVKHSAASDSMAGLLAGELDAAALTLDEALRVYAEGVPLRVVTVTNVSVGADVLVVKPSITSLAGLRGRPIAVELGGVSGIMLFSVLERAGLSTDQVSLVDLPVNRHLSAWQNGDIEASVCYEPTASVLEQAGGTRLFDSSQVPDTIFDTLIVTEAAARRKPGAVRDLVYGYFRGQHHLVRSMHDAVYRVATRQGITPDSVRRSLATVMLPELAANQRYLAHHGRIEVVAKRLSGILVREGLMASHPVYERLCDPSFLPRSLS; this is encoded by the coding sequence TCCTGCAACTGTCCGTTGCCGCCCTTTCGGCTCTGGGGTTGGCCGGTTGTTCAAAATCCGCACCGCTGCGTACTGGCATTCATCCCTGGATTGGTTACGAACCCCTTTACCTGGCGGAGGAGTTTGGCTGGCTGCCGGATTCGGTTCGGCTGGTCAAACATTCGGCAGCCAGCGATTCAATGGCGGGCCTGCTGGCCGGCGAGCTGGATGCCGCTGCCTTGACCCTGGATGAAGCGTTACGGGTATACGCGGAGGGCGTACCCCTGCGTGTGGTAACGGTTACCAACGTGTCTGTCGGTGCCGATGTCCTGGTGGTCAAACCCTCTATCACCAGTCTTGCCGGGCTCCGGGGCCGGCCCATCGCCGTCGAACTGGGTGGCGTCTCGGGGATTATGCTGTTCTCTGTTCTGGAGCGGGCCGGCTTGAGTACCGATCAGGTTTCGTTGGTTGATCTGCCGGTGAATCGCCATTTGTCCGCCTGGCAAAATGGCGATATTGAAGCGTCGGTATGCTACGAGCCGACCGCCTCGGTGCTGGAGCAGGCCGGAGGTACCCGGTTATTCGACAGCAGTCAGGTGCCAGATACCATCTTTGATACCCTGATCGTCACTGAGGCAGCCGCCCGCCGAAAACCCGGTGCGGTGCGTGATCTGGTGTACGGCTACTTCCGGGGCCAGCATCATCTGGTGCGCAGCATGCATGATGCAGTGTATCGAGTGGCCACCCGTCAGGGAATAACGCCGGATTCGGTGCGCCGTTCCCTGGCCACGGTGATGCTTCCGGAGCTTGCAGCCAACCAGCGATACCTGGCTCATCATGGCCGGATTGAGGTGGTCGCGAAACGACTGTCCGGCATTCTGGTCCGCGAGGGGTTGATGGCCAGCCATCCTGTGTACGAACGCCTTTGCGACCCGTCATTCCTGCCTCGGAGTTTGTCATGA
- a CDS encoding TatD family hydrolase, translated as MSKKRREIPVFDHPIIETHCHLDYLKDRPLAETLEQSRKVNIERVITIAVSPENLAAVRELSQLEPWVYGTQGIHPHEAESYSDEVEAEIREHARDDKIVAIGEIGLDYYYDNADRGVQREVFRRQLQIACDSDRPVVIHSREADDDTIAILQEFEQTLTRRGVIHSFTSGPGLARYALDQGWCLGFNGITSFNKAENVRDIVRMAPIEQILLETDAPFLTPVPYRGRENAPFYLPFVAEKIAEVKDLPLDQVLAQTYQNSLRTFFPQP; from the coding sequence ATGAGTAAGAAACGTCGTGAGATTCCCGTATTTGATCACCCGATCATCGAGACCCACTGCCATCTGGATTACCTGAAGGATCGGCCACTGGCCGAGACCCTGGAACAGAGCCGCAAGGTGAACATCGAACGGGTGATCACCATTGCCGTGTCTCCGGAAAACCTGGCCGCTGTGCGAGAACTCAGCCAGCTTGAGCCCTGGGTGTATGGCACCCAGGGCATTCACCCCCACGAAGCGGAAAGCTATTCCGATGAGGTAGAGGCTGAAATCCGCGAGCATGCCCGGGATGACAAAATCGTCGCCATCGGCGAGATCGGCCTGGACTATTACTACGACAATGCAGACCGGGGTGTGCAGCGGGAAGTATTCCGTCGCCAGCTGCAAATTGCCTGCGACAGTGACCGCCCCGTAGTGATCCACAGCAGAGAAGCAGACGACGACACCATCGCCATCCTGCAGGAGTTTGAGCAGACCCTGACCCGCCGGGGAGTGATTCACAGCTTTACCTCCGGCCCCGGGCTGGCCCGCTATGCGCTGGATCAAGGCTGGTGCCTTGGTTTTAACGGCATCACCAGCTTCAACAAGGCAGAGAACGTTCGGGATATCGTGCGCATGGCCCCGATTGAGCAGATTCTGCTGGAAACCGATGCACCTTTCCTGACGCCGGTACCCTACCGTGGCCGGGAAAACGCACCGTTCTATCTGCCGTTTGTTGCCGAGAAAATCGCCGAGGTGAAGGATCTCCCCCTCGACCAGGTCTTAGCTCAGACTTACCAGAACAGCCTGAGGACGTTCTTCCCACAACCATGA
- a CDS encoding diguanylate cyclase domain-containing protein — protein sequence MNRLCSCTLILVLGLLAGLWAPLAVAKEAVTLGILSYRPEPVIQERYSLLAEYLSQETGLEVRLRVFNQDDMNRALASNRVDFFLTNPSHFLMIRSERSLTGVLATLQREWQGRSTGSIGGLILTRAERSDINRLADLRGKSIATPGIHYLGGFQAAALELRDAGVDILRHNRMVHLGNHDRVIRAVLTGDTDVGFVRTGVYEELIRENPALADELKMIHVQSLAGFPFAVSTRLYPEWPLVSLPHVDSQIVRQVASALFALQPGHPAARAAGLAGFSPPADYQSVEDLARTLRMAPYDQVPRVTWVDVLNQYRIWVLTVAVLFVMLVVTSLWLSRKKRQLATEERRQRELIGSWPQPMLMIRNGELINCNRAAVDLVGYTSEASLLGKGLPTFSPHAQPDGTPSLQKADALIRRVTTGEVAQSEWLFVRSDGSDVWVDMTLAPVYEHDQESPSILCSWYDITRRKYAEERQRLALRVFENAREAIFITDAHGVVMDINEAYSLITGRDHKVAVGSLPPMPMDEGSAILIAARKHGVWTGEFSSRHRDGHAIVLSLTLSSVFDEQGQLSHFVGVFSDVTQLKETEKQLRTMAHYDSLTGLPNRVLFSDRLQQSMAQARRQNYQLAVIYIDLDHFKPINDAFGHDAGDGLLVEVARRMRSTLREEDTLARLGGDEFAAIVVNVADQQTLEALLARLLTKIGDPVWVADHSVEVSASLGYTVYPQNVELDGDQLLRQADQAMYRAKREGKNRYCRFSDSGS from the coding sequence ATGAACCGGCTGTGTTCCTGCACTCTTATTCTAGTGCTAGGCCTGCTGGCCGGGCTCTGGGCACCGCTGGCCGTGGCCAAGGAGGCTGTCACTCTGGGGATTCTGTCTTACCGGCCAGAGCCGGTGATCCAGGAACGTTATAGCCTGCTGGCAGAGTATTTGAGCCAGGAAACCGGACTGGAGGTGCGACTGCGGGTATTCAATCAGGATGACATGAACCGGGCGCTGGCCTCCAACCGCGTGGATTTCTTTCTGACCAACCCCAGTCACTTCCTGATGATCCGCAGCGAGCGCAGCCTGACCGGGGTGCTTGCCACCCTGCAACGAGAGTGGCAAGGCCGTTCCACTGGCAGTATTGGTGGCCTTATCCTGACCCGCGCCGAACGCAGTGACATCAATCGCCTGGCAGACCTCAGAGGCAAAAGCATAGCTACCCCGGGTATTCATTACCTTGGTGGCTTTCAGGCAGCGGCGCTGGAGCTGAGGGATGCGGGTGTGGACATTCTCCGCCACAACCGGATGGTGCACCTGGGTAATCATGACCGAGTCATTCGAGCGGTATTGACCGGCGATACCGATGTTGGGTTTGTCCGGACCGGCGTATACGAGGAACTCATCCGGGAAAATCCGGCGTTGGCGGACGAGCTTAAAATGATTCATGTCCAGTCGCTGGCCGGCTTTCCGTTTGCGGTGTCTACCCGCCTCTACCCTGAGTGGCCGCTGGTATCTCTGCCCCATGTCGATAGCCAGATTGTGCGTCAGGTGGCGTCTGCCCTGTTTGCTCTGCAACCTGGTCACCCCGCTGCCCGGGCGGCGGGCCTGGCGGGGTTTTCACCCCCCGCAGACTACCAGTCGGTCGAAGACCTGGCCCGAACCCTGAGAATGGCGCCCTATGACCAGGTGCCTAGAGTCACCTGGGTGGATGTGCTGAACCAGTACCGGATCTGGGTGCTGACGGTTGCGGTTCTCTTTGTAATGCTCGTGGTCACCAGTCTCTGGCTCAGCCGCAAGAAGCGCCAGCTGGCTACCGAGGAACGGCGCCAGCGTGAGCTCATTGGCAGCTGGCCTCAGCCGATGCTGATGATCCGTAACGGGGAACTGATCAATTGCAACCGGGCGGCCGTGGATCTGGTGGGTTACACCTCCGAGGCATCGCTTTTAGGTAAGGGCTTGCCCACTTTCTCGCCCCATGCGCAGCCGGACGGTACGCCTTCCCTGCAAAAAGCGGATGCACTGATCAGGCGGGTAACGACCGGAGAAGTGGCACAGTCTGAGTGGCTGTTCGTGCGTTCGGACGGTTCCGATGTCTGGGTGGATATGACCCTGGCGCCGGTCTATGAGCACGATCAGGAGAGCCCTTCCATTCTCTGTTCCTGGTACGACATTACCCGCCGTAAGTACGCAGAGGAGCGCCAGCGACTGGCCCTGAGAGTGTTTGAAAATGCCCGTGAAGCAATTTTTATCACCGATGCCCACGGTGTTGTCATGGACATCAACGAAGCCTACTCACTGATTACCGGGCGGGACCACAAGGTGGCGGTGGGCAGCCTGCCACCCATGCCCATGGACGAGGGCAGTGCCATCCTGATTGCGGCGCGCAAGCACGGCGTCTGGACCGGCGAATTCTCCAGCAGGCACCGGGATGGTCACGCCATCGTGCTCAGCCTCACCCTGAGCAGCGTGTTCGATGAGCAGGGGCAGCTCAGTCATTTCGTCGGGGTGTTCAGTGACGTCACCCAGCTCAAGGAAACCGAGAAACAGCTGCGCACCATGGCGCACTATGATTCACTGACCGGCTTGCCGAATCGGGTGCTGTTCTCGGACCGTCTGCAGCAATCCATGGCCCAGGCCCGCCGGCAGAACTATCAGTTGGCGGTGATTTACATCGATCTGGATCATTTCAAACCCATCAACGATGCCTTCGGGCACGACGCAGGGGATGGTTTGTTGGTGGAAGTTGCCCGCCGCATGCGTTCAACCCTGCGCGAGGAAGACACCCTGGCCCGGCTGGGGGGGGATGAATTTGCCGCCATTGTGGTGAACGTCGCTGACCAGCAAACCCTGGAGGCGTTGTTGGCGCGCTTATTAACCAAGATTGGCGACCCGGTGTGGGTGGCGGACCACAGTGTTGAGGTGTCTGCCAGCCTGGGTTACACCGTTTACCCGCAAAACGTGGAGCTGGATGGCGACCAGCTGTTACGCCAGGCAGACCAGGCCATGTATCGCGCCAAACGGGAGGGCAAAAACCGCTACTGCAGGTTTTCTGACTCAGGCAGCTGA
- a CDS encoding Na/Pi cotransporter family protein, translated as MISSVFQILGGLALFMLAMEMMTTGLKNAAGHQLRHLLGTWTRTPLRGLMAGFAITGIVQHSGAVTVATIGFVNAGLLTLAQSLGVIFGSNIGTTMTAWLVSLVGFGFKIEALALPLLAAGVGFKMISRNQRNQFLGEALAGFALFFLGLSILKTALESLAGGFTDGGFISPDYGLFTFLAIGFLATVLTQSSSAALAIVLTAAAGGLIGLDNAAAAVIGANLGSTSTAALSALKATANARRLAIGHILFNVFTGAIALMILPVMLWTVAMLTDWLNLEANPAVSLALFHTLFNVLGAAIMLPFTKPFARFLGRMFRSKEEDNAVPRYLDDTLITTPELAIGAVDQEMKRLIGHSRGLLRVCLDRESLTEADIRPKADAIRNLNRAITDYIGRLRAEKMHPSVVDALTISIRTCRYLAEATDLTTRLLQLRQLSHRTEFAEQAETLEHYLDTIRELVASEGPAEALLAEAEGTYHRLKNTMLQMMVRRDFSTTLGDQALDTLSSVRRLNDQWSKALKWQPATHLLNGAQHQLPESENLQ; from the coding sequence ATGATCTCATCCGTGTTCCAGATTCTCGGTGGCCTGGCGCTGTTCATGCTCGCCATGGAAATGATGACCACCGGCCTGAAGAACGCCGCTGGCCACCAGTTACGACACCTGTTAGGCACCTGGACCAGAACCCCCCTGCGGGGCCTGATGGCCGGCTTTGCCATTACCGGTATTGTGCAGCACTCCGGGGCGGTTACCGTTGCCACCATTGGCTTTGTCAACGCCGGCCTGCTAACCCTGGCCCAGTCTCTCGGGGTGATTTTCGGTTCCAACATAGGCACCACCATGACCGCCTGGCTAGTCAGCCTGGTGGGCTTCGGGTTCAAGATCGAAGCCCTGGCGCTGCCGCTGCTGGCCGCCGGTGTCGGCTTCAAGATGATCAGCCGCAATCAGCGGAACCAGTTCCTGGGGGAGGCGCTGGCGGGCTTTGCGCTGTTTTTCCTCGGCCTGTCGATTCTCAAGACGGCACTGGAATCCCTGGCCGGGGGCTTTACCGACGGCGGTTTTATCAGCCCGGATTATGGCCTGTTTACATTTCTGGCCATCGGGTTTCTGGCCACGGTTCTGACGCAATCCTCCAGCGCCGCCCTGGCCATTGTTCTGACCGCTGCAGCCGGTGGATTGATCGGTCTGGATAATGCGGCAGCGGCGGTGATCGGCGCCAACCTGGGCTCCACTTCTACGGCTGCCCTGTCGGCCCTCAAAGCCACCGCCAATGCCCGCCGGCTGGCGATTGGCCATATCCTGTTCAACGTGTTTACCGGCGCCATCGCCCTGATGATCCTGCCGGTGATGCTGTGGACCGTGGCGATGCTGACCGACTGGCTGAACCTGGAAGCCAACCCCGCCGTGTCTCTGGCGCTGTTCCACACCCTGTTCAATGTCCTGGGGGCGGCCATTATGCTGCCATTTACCAAACCCTTTGCCCGGTTTCTGGGCCGGATGTTCCGAAGCAAGGAGGAAGATAACGCCGTGCCCCGTTATCTGGACGATACCCTGATCACCACGCCAGAACTGGCGATCGGGGCGGTGGACCAGGAAATGAAACGACTGATCGGCCATAGCCGGGGCCTGCTGAGGGTGTGTCTTGATCGGGAGAGCCTGACCGAAGCCGATATCCGGCCGAAAGCCGATGCCATCCGCAACCTGAACCGGGCGATCACTGACTATATCGGCCGGCTGAGGGCAGAAAAAATGCACCCGTCCGTGGTGGATGCCCTGACCATCAGTATCCGCACCTGCCGCTACCTGGCCGAAGCCACCGATCTGACCACCCGGCTATTGCAACTGCGGCAGCTAAGCCACCGGACCGAGTTTGCCGAACAAGCTGAGACACTGGAGCACTATCTGGATACCATCCGGGAGCTGGTCGCATCAGAAGGCCCGGCTGAGGCGCTGCTGGCCGAGGCAGAGGGCACTTACCACCGGTTGAAAAACACGATGTTGCAGATGATGGTACGGCGGGATTTCAGCACCACCCTGGGGGACCAGGCTCTGGATACCCTGAGTTCTGTACGGCGGCTCAATGACCAGTGGAGCAAGGCCCTGAAATGGCAACCGGCCACCCATTTACTCAATGGCGCCCAGCATCAGCTGCCTGAGTCAGAAAACCTGCAGTAG
- a CDS encoding HD-GYP domain-containing protein yields MIKRIPIAALKVGMYISDLNNDWIPHNTQRKKGVIKREETIEKIRRMGVQYVYIDVEKGLDAQDAETAQEVDQRNEQALQNAGEQRPGIQHKVALTEEIVIAQRIHSQAQGLVGSFMNNVKMGAAIDIAPIHQLADELQNSVLRNANALSCLGRIREKDNYLLEHSVNLSVLMSLFGNYRNLPADVLHQTVVGALLHDLGKILTPDDILHKPGRLTAEEFEVMKLHARHSRDILASTEGIGEIAVITAAQHHEKLDGSGYPEGLKGEEITEYGRMVAITDVYDAITSDRVYHKGMTPSQGLKKLLEWSGDHLDPELVKQFIRCIGLYPVGSLVLLESGRLGVVVETNDQDQRLPVVRVMYHTRFRLPITVETIDLSRAGNQDRIVRAVDPEDYKLDVRKFLA; encoded by the coding sequence ATGATCAAACGCATCCCCATCGCTGCGTTGAAGGTCGGCATGTACATTTCCGACCTGAATAACGACTGGATTCCCCATAACACCCAACGCAAGAAAGGGGTGATCAAGCGGGAAGAGACCATCGAGAAAATCCGCAGGATGGGGGTCCAATACGTCTATATCGACGTTGAGAAAGGGCTGGACGCCCAGGACGCTGAGACCGCCCAGGAAGTGGATCAGCGCAATGAACAGGCCCTGCAGAATGCAGGTGAACAGCGCCCGGGCATCCAGCACAAGGTTGCCCTGACAGAAGAGATTGTCATCGCCCAGCGGATTCACAGCCAGGCCCAGGGCCTGGTGGGCAGTTTCATGAACAACGTCAAAATGGGTGCCGCCATTGATATCGCGCCCATTCACCAACTGGCCGACGAACTGCAAAACTCCGTTCTGAGAAACGCCAACGCCCTGAGTTGCCTCGGTCGCATCCGTGAGAAAGACAACTACCTGCTGGAACACTCCGTTAACCTCAGTGTGCTCATGTCACTGTTCGGCAACTACCGTAACCTGCCGGCAGACGTACTGCATCAAACCGTGGTGGGCGCCCTGCTCCATGATCTTGGCAAGATCCTCACCCCAGATGACATCCTGCATAAACCCGGCCGCCTGACGGCGGAAGAATTTGAAGTGATGAAACTGCACGCCCGGCACTCCAGGGACATCCTTGCCAGCACCGAAGGCATCGGCGAAATCGCCGTGATTACCGCCGCCCAGCACCATGAGAAACTGGATGGCAGTGGTTACCCGGAGGGTCTCAAGGGCGAAGAAATTACCGAATACGGGCGCATGGTGGCAATCACCGATGTGTACGATGCCATCACCTCCGACCGGGTGTATCACAAGGGTATGACGCCGTCCCAGGGGCTGAAAAAACTGCTCGAATGGAGTGGTGATCATCTGGACCCGGAACTGGTGAAACAGTTTATCCGTTGTATCGGCCTGTACCCGGTGGGCTCGCTGGTGCTCCTTGAGAGCGGACGGCTGGGGGTGGTGGTGGAAACCAACGATCAGGATCAGCGCCTGCCCGTGGTACGGGTGATGTACCACACCCGGTTTCGACTACCGATTACGGTGGAAACCATCGATCTATCCCGCGCCGGCAACCAGGACCGGATTGTCCGGGCGGTGGACCCGGAAGACTACAAACTGGATGTGCGCAAATTCCTGGCCTGA